From Candidatus Methanoperedens sp., a single genomic window includes:
- a CDS encoding tripartite tricarboxylate transporter permease gives MDISLTLLLISIFFGFFLGIISGLTPGVHVNNFALLLVGLSPFFASIGFAPFYIAVVILSNSIAHTFLDIIPSIFLGAPEPDTALAVLPGHALLMEGRGAEAVRLSALGSAGAVFVSLLMVIPMAFFFLTIYNTINAYIGWILVLIVVLMIATENGEVVEGQGSLVHLKFKMYAVILFFISGLLGIFAFGNEGLMQPLVKFGEPSILLPLLSGLFGASMLVISLMTKSEIPPQQEKCRFELSERRIVRAMFTGSIAGSFVAWLPGVSSAVGTIIARLFVREEKGADSSKEFMVSISSANTSNAIFSLIALYIIQKARSGAMVAIDKLVNIKEWELSVIIILLIVIVFVSVISYYTTIYLGDRVAGFLSGINYSKLCAGVLAGLSFMVFMFTGWFGFVIFLISTPIGMMASFAKVRKTHAMGVIMLPVILYFL, from the coding sequence ATGGATATCTCCCTTACCCTCCTCCTTATCTCCATATTCTTTGGCTTCTTCCTCGGCATCATCTCAGGTCTCACGCCAGGCGTTCACGTCAATAACTTTGCCCTGCTCCTTGTTGGGCTGTCGCCGTTCTTCGCAAGCATCGGGTTTGCGCCGTTCTATATCGCAGTGGTAATCCTCTCAAATTCCATAGCGCACACCTTCCTTGACATTATTCCTTCTATTTTCCTGGGCGCGCCCGAACCCGATACAGCGCTTGCGGTACTCCCGGGTCATGCGCTCCTCATGGAGGGAAGAGGTGCAGAGGCTGTGCGGCTTTCTGCTCTTGGAAGCGCAGGCGCAGTCTTCGTCTCTCTGTTAATGGTTATTCCCATGGCATTTTTCTTCCTTACCATCTACAATACAATAAACGCATACATCGGATGGATTCTTGTATTAATTGTGGTCCTCATGATAGCCACCGAGAACGGGGAAGTTGTTGAAGGGCAGGGGTCGCTTGTGCACCTCAAATTCAAGATGTACGCTGTCATACTGTTTTTTATTTCAGGATTGCTCGGGATATTTGCATTCGGCAATGAGGGATTGATGCAGCCGCTTGTTAAATTTGGGGAACCCTCGATTCTTCTTCCTCTTCTTTCGGGGCTGTTCGGTGCTTCCATGCTTGTTATCAGCCTTATGACAAAATCAGAGATCCCTCCGCAGCAGGAGAAATGCAGGTTTGAGCTCTCGGAAAGGAGGATTGTTCGCGCCATGTTTACAGGAAGCATAGCAGGTTCTTTTGTGGCTTGGCTTCCCGGCGTATCCTCTGCGGTTGGCACAATAATCGCAAGGCTCTTTGTCCGTGAGGAAAAAGGAGCGGATTCGTCAAAAGAGTTCATGGTATCAATAAGCAGCGCCAATACGTCGAATGCGATTTTCAGTTTAATCGCCCTGTATATCATTCAAAAGGCACGAAGCGGGGCGATGGTTGCCATTGATAAACTTGTCAATATAAAAGAGTGGGAGCTTTCCGTGATAATAATTTTGTTGATTGTTATAGTATTTGTTTCGGTGATCTCTTATTATACCACGATTTACCTTGGAGACAGGGTAGCAGGTTTCCTGTCTGGAATCAATTACTCAAAACTGTGCGCGGGAGTCCTTGCAGGGCTGTCTTTTATGGTTTTCATGTTCACAGGCTGGTTCGGGTTTGTCATATTTTTAATATCCACACCCATCGGGATGATGGCATCGTTTGCAAAGGTAAGAAAAACACATGCCATGGGAGTGATAATGCTGCCTGTCATACTGTATTTCCTGTGA
- a CDS encoding S-layer protein domain-containing protein, with protein sequence MEKKIIKIIAIFALSFILAMPANASNVTTVEIHGVVFDEKSKTYNTTLQWDAQKFPGFWYNFNGGKSGETLTITQPASSLTFSSRTILANNLFYNTSRTDQNYTVFTDKGLTVENGLSYSSSTGFTKGSTGGKYAQLGWFGNRYVAVNGKANKLAKLVYEQDRRDKKTLKLGETWNFGEGYNLTVDALDTGVSPRQASLTLSKDGKVFDTKVVHEGEVYTYVEKNLQGESDFPLFVTYVNGIFTGAEGMASVVQLRYTWLISQNVFEVKVGDQFGVFEVKEANENYLLLYNKDRQIDLSQNSVSPLYGDLKFKIADKDDSLRFYPVLQKTTPGKYELHGVVFDEKSKTYNTTLQWDAQKFPGFWYNFNGGKSGETLTITQPASSLKFSSRTILKNNLFYNTSRTDQNYTVFTDKGLTVENGLSYSSSKGFTKGSTGGKYAQLGWFGNRYVAVNGKANKMAKLIYEQDRRDKKTLKLGETWNFGEGYNLTVDALDTGVSPRQASLTLSKDGKTVDTKVVHEGEVYTYVEKNLQGESDFPLFVTYVNGIFTGAEGMSAVVQLRYTWLISENVLEVKGGDQFGVFEVKDANENYLLLYNKDKQIDLSQNSVQPLYSDLKFKIADKDDALRFYPFVEQTIQATSTLGLKAATPPVSTSAPAIASTAVATQVPSSASIQAGAVTAVQSDSPVKTATENAPLKGLLGFWGFYAVLGISGAAYFVLRKKD encoded by the coding sequence ATGGAGAAAAAAATAATTAAAATAATCGCAATATTTGCGCTTTCATTCATACTGGCAATGCCTGCAAACGCATCCAATGTGACAACAGTCGAGATTCACGGCGTGGTTTTCGATGAGAAATCAAAAACATATAATACCACATTGCAGTGGGATGCCCAGAAATTCCCTGGTTTCTGGTATAACTTTAACGGCGGGAAGTCAGGTGAAACTCTCACCATCACTCAACCTGCTTCAAGTTTAACATTCAGCAGCAGGACTATCTTGGCAAATAATCTCTTCTATAATACCTCACGCACAGACCAGAACTATACCGTGTTCACAGACAAAGGTTTAACAGTGGAGAATGGTCTGAGTTACAGCAGTTCCACAGGATTTACAAAGGGCAGCACAGGCGGCAAGTATGCACAGCTTGGCTGGTTTGGCAATCGGTATGTGGCTGTGAACGGCAAAGCCAACAAATTGGCTAAACTGGTATATGAGCAGGATAGAAGGGATAAAAAGACACTGAAGCTGGGTGAAACATGGAACTTCGGCGAAGGCTACAATCTTACGGTTGATGCACTCGATACCGGTGTATCTCCAAGGCAGGCATCGCTAACTCTTAGCAAAGATGGAAAAGTTTTTGACACGAAAGTCGTCCATGAGGGCGAAGTTTACACATACGTCGAGAAAAACCTGCAGGGAGAGTCGGATTTCCCGCTATTCGTGACCTACGTAAATGGCATATTTACAGGTGCTGAAGGCATGGCTTCTGTCGTCCAGCTTAGATACACCTGGCTTATCTCGCAGAATGTGTTTGAAGTTAAAGTCGGAGATCAGTTCGGGGTATTCGAGGTAAAGGAAGCTAATGAAAATTACTTACTCCTCTATAACAAGGACAGGCAAATAGACCTCAGTCAAAATAGTGTTTCGCCATTATATGGCGATCTCAAGTTCAAAATTGCGGATAAGGACGATTCGCTTCGGTTTTATCCAGTTCTCCAAAAAACTACGCCAGGGAAATACGAGCTTCACGGCGTGGTTTTTGATGAGAAATCAAAAACATATAATACCACATTGCAGTGGGATGCCCAGAAATTCCCTGGTTTCTGGTATAACTTTAATGGCGGGAAGTCAGGTGAAACTCTCACCATCACCCAGCCCGCTTCAAGCCTAAAATTCAGCAGCAGGACCATTTTGAAAAATAATCTCTTCTATAATACATCGCGTACAGACCAGAACTATACCGTGTTCACAGACAAAGGTTTAACAGTGGAGAATGGTCTGAGTTACAGCAGTTCCAAAGGATTTACAAAAGGCAGTACAGGCGGCAAGTATGCACAGCTTGGCTGGTTTGGCAACCGATACGTGGCTGTGAACGGCAAAGCAAACAAGATGGCTAAATTGATCTATGAGCAGGATAGAAGGGATAAAAAGACACTGAAGCTGGGTGAAACATGGAACTTCGGCGAAGGCTACAATCTTACGGTTGATGCACTCGATACCGGTGTATCTCCAAGGCAGGCATCGCTAACTCTTAGCAAGGACGGGAAAACTGTTGACACGAAAGTCGTCCATGAGGGTGAGGTTTACACATACGTCGAGAAAAACCTGCAGGGAGAGTCGGATTTCCCGCTATTCGTGACCTACGTGAATGGTATATTTACAGGTGCTGAAGGCATGTCAGCAGTTGTCCAGCTTAGATACACCTGGCTTATCTCCGAGAATGTGCTTGAAGTCAAAGGCGGGGATCAGTTCGGTGTATTTGAGGTAAAGGATGCAAATGAGAATTACTTGCTCCTCTATAACAAAGACAAGCAGATAGACCTCAGTCAAAATAGTGTTCAGCCTTTATATAGCGACCTGAAATTTAAAATAGCGGATAAGGATGATGCCCTTCGGTTTTATCCATTTGTTGAGCAGACAATTCAGGCTACATCCACATTAGGACTGAAGGCTGCAACCCCTCCAGTCTCCACTTCAGCGCCAGCGATAGCATCAACAGCAGTCGCAACACAGGTACCCTCGTCTGCCTCGATACAGGCAGGAGCGGTGACCGCAGTACAGTCAGATTCACCTGTAAAGACAGCGACAGAGAATGCACCTCTGAAAGGGTTGCTTGGGTTCTGGGGGTTTTATGCAGTCTTAGGTATTAGTGGTGCCGCATACTTTGTACTAAGGAAGAAGGATTAA
- a CDS encoding sulfurtransferase TusA family protein codes for MKIDEVINTKGNQCPYNFVYAKQALHNLEKGKILKVIVDDATAVTEVPRGMEADGHKVLNVKQINKTDWEIVIQKQE; via the coding sequence GTGAAAATAGATGAAGTGATCAACACGAAAGGGAACCAGTGCCCATATAATTTTGTGTATGCTAAACAGGCGCTGCATAACCTCGAGAAGGGCAAAATCCTCAAGGTGATCGTAGATGATGCTACGGCAGTTACCGAGGTGCCAAGGGGCATGGAAGCCGACGGGCATAAGGTATTGAACGTCAAGCAGATAAATAAGACGGATTGGGAGATAGTGATACAGAAGCAGGAGTGA
- a CDS encoding MarC family protein, which produces MTPELTFFIYAFTSIFAIVNPVSGVMAFISMTSHMSRADKIYIAKRSVVIACIVAIVFSISGEILLKLFNITADSLRVAGGVLLFLVAIDMLFARTTRESITTEELKDASQRENISIFPIAMPLLTGPGAITTIIVLIKTAENIDLKLIVVGAILLTFLITFLIFRFSDYFNKVVGMTGMLVMTRLMGLFLGAIAVDFISTGIKGIFNLA; this is translated from the coding sequence ATGACCCCGGAGCTTACTTTCTTCATATATGCCTTCACATCCATCTTTGCCATCGTCAATCCAGTCAGTGGCGTGATGGCTTTTATCTCCATGACCTCGCACATGAGCCGTGCAGATAAAATCTATATAGCAAAGCGTTCCGTAGTGATAGCCTGCATTGTGGCGATAGTTTTTTCAATATCGGGAGAAATCCTATTAAAACTTTTTAACATCACAGCCGATTCCCTCAGGGTGGCAGGAGGAGTGTTGCTTTTCCTCGTGGCAATAGACATGCTTTTCGCAAGAACCACGCGTGAGAGCATTACAACCGAGGAATTAAAAGATGCCTCACAGAGGGAAAACATTTCGATATTCCCGATAGCAATGCCCCTCTTAACAGGTCCGGGTGCGATTACCACAATCATAGTATTGATCAAAACAGCAGAGAATATCGACTTAAAACTGATAGTAGTAGGGGCAATCCTGCTTACTTTCTTAATCACTTTTTTAATTTTCAGGTTTTCTGATTACTTTAATAAAGTAGTGGGAATGACCGGAATGCTTGTTATGACACGATTGATGGGTCTATTCCTCGGTGCTATCGCAGTTGATTTTATTTCTACTGGAATAAAAGGCATATTTAATCTGGCTTAA
- the pstC gene encoding phosphate ABC transporter permease subunit PstC: MKDIIAGRLMLAAALFSSALVFIVAFVLFLRSEPILEVKSLGELLLGSTWLPSRGEFGFYPFILGTVYVTALAMVFAIPLSILSAAYLAEYANVRLKSMILPLIDLLAGIPPVVFGVFGVLAIVPLVAAIAPLFRNSGIPLLSGGSYSTGYSLLAGGIVLAIMVFPIIISISYEVFKAVPFEVREASLSLGATRWQTIKHAVIRAALPGIAAAVILGFSRAIGETMAVLMVVGNVAKIPSSIFESAYPLPALIANNYGEMMSIPLYDSALLLAALILMLIILFSTLGARLILIRIERRMHG, translated from the coding sequence TTGAAAGATATAATTGCCGGCAGGCTCATGCTGGCTGCCGCTCTTTTCTCAAGCGCTCTGGTATTTATTGTAGCTTTCGTCCTCTTCCTGCGGTCTGAGCCGATCCTTGAAGTGAAATCGCTGGGCGAGCTTTTGCTCGGAAGTACGTGGCTGCCTTCCCGGGGCGAATTTGGCTTTTATCCTTTTATTCTGGGTACTGTCTATGTAACCGCGCTTGCCATGGTCTTCGCGATACCCCTCTCTATCCTGAGTGCGGCATATCTTGCGGAATACGCTAACGTGAGATTGAAATCAATGATCTTGCCCCTGATAGACCTGCTTGCAGGCATACCCCCTGTAGTGTTCGGAGTTTTCGGGGTGCTGGCCATCGTACCTCTCGTAGCAGCCATAGCACCTTTATTCAGAAACTCGGGAATACCCTTGTTGAGCGGCGGCAGTTACTCCACCGGCTACAGCTTGCTTGCCGGCGGCATCGTGCTTGCTATCATGGTGTTCCCTATTATTATCTCGATCTCATACGAGGTATTCAAGGCTGTGCCGTTCGAGGTGAGGGAAGCATCCCTCTCGCTCGGAGCCACACGGTGGCAGACAATAAAGCATGCTGTGATAAGAGCCGCATTACCGGGTATAGCAGCCGCCGTTATCCTGGGTTTCTCCCGAGCGATCGGAGAGACGATGGCTGTTCTCATGGTGGTAGGGAATGTAGCGAAAATCCCGTCCTCGATTTTCGAATCCGCTTATCCTCTGCCTGCGCTGATCGCCAATAACTATGGCGAAATGATGTCCATACCGCTGTACGATTCAGCCCTGCTGCTTGCCGCCCTCATACTGATGCTGATCATTTTGTTTTCTACTCTGGGCGCGAGACTGATATTGATACGCATTGAGAGGAGGATGCATGGATAA
- a CDS encoding putative sulfate exporter family transporter: MADIDWSSLWKKEDWWAVWIGLAIFILSLPSYLGIFLLGWIPTAKSWSDISQALATKALNPWIGLLFSFFFLAILLTPALKFNGVKPKDWFRGFFVIFFTAWAIWILSNYAPLVKVAGSAEVGFIVALLVGIVVTNVTHLPSWLKDSARGELFIKIAIVLLGAKILLTSFVTSAPGMLAAALLSFPVVWVIAFLISRKMGLDRDFAATLSSGVGVCGVSAAIATAAAIEAPAIYSTVISSIIVIFAAVEIVVMPFVAAYVFPTHATAAGVWMGLSVKTDGAASASGSIVDGLLNANGAALNSAVMTKVMIDVWIGVIAFLLAAVWAYRLGKTGANAGPGVLWYRFPKFVLGYIATSAVLSAIAFTYPSAAAGARAVAPVVTFGTDPLRVAFFMFTFLAIGLNTRFSRFKEIGLGKPAAVYAISLLIAIIWGGFISYLFFGG; encoded by the coding sequence ATGGCAGATATAGACTGGTCATCGCTGTGGAAAAAGGAAGACTGGTGGGCAGTGTGGATCGGGCTGGCAATATTCATCCTTTCGCTTCCTTCGTACCTCGGCATATTTCTACTCGGATGGATTCCTACCGCGAAGTCCTGGTCAGACATCAGCCAGGCTCTTGCGACAAAGGCGCTCAACCCCTGGATAGGTCTCCTCTTCAGCTTCTTCTTCCTTGCCATACTGCTGACACCAGCGCTGAAATTCAACGGAGTCAAACCCAAAGATTGGTTCAGGGGATTCTTTGTAATATTCTTCACCGCCTGGGCGATCTGGATACTTTCGAACTATGCCCCACTTGTGAAGGTTGCAGGAAGTGCCGAAGTCGGATTCATTGTGGCCTTGTTAGTCGGGATAGTGGTTACAAATGTGACGCATCTGCCATCGTGGTTAAAGGATTCAGCCAGGGGCGAACTCTTTATCAAGATAGCGATAGTGCTCCTGGGCGCCAAGATCCTGCTCACGTCTTTTGTCACAAGTGCCCCGGGCATGCTGGCAGCGGCCCTCCTGTCTTTCCCTGTCGTTTGGGTCATCGCATTTCTCATTTCAAGAAAGATGGGGCTTGACAGGGATTTTGCAGCAACCCTTTCTTCGGGTGTGGGCGTCTGCGGGGTTTCAGCCGCCATAGCAACGGCAGCCGCAATCGAGGCACCCGCCATCTATTCAACCGTGATCTCGTCGATAATTGTAATCTTTGCGGCTGTAGAGATAGTCGTAATGCCTTTCGTGGCAGCTTATGTCTTTCCTACACATGCGACGGCGGCAGGGGTGTGGATGGGGCTCTCAGTTAAGACAGACGGAGCAGCGTCAGCCAGCGGATCCATAGTTGACGGACTCCTGAATGCAAATGGAGCAGCACTGAATTCTGCTGTGATGACCAAGGTAATGATTGACGTATGGATTGGTGTGATAGCATTCTTACTCGCCGCTGTGTGGGCGTACAGATTGGGGAAGACAGGCGCGAATGCAGGTCCGGGAGTGCTGTGGTACAGGTTTCCCAAGTTCGTTCTGGGATATATTGCGACCAGCGCGGTGTTGTCAGCGATTGCCTTCACGTATCCTTCTGCTGCTGCAGGTGCCAGGGCAGTTGCACCTGTAGTGACATTCGGAACCGATCCTCTCAGGGTGGCGTTCTTCATGTTTACCTTCCTTGCAATAGGGCTCAATACGCGCTTTTCGAGATTCAAGGAGATCGGTCTCGGGAAGCCGGCAGCCGTCTATGCGATTTCCCTGCTCATCGCCATAATCTGGGGAGGATTCATTTCCTACCTGTTCTTCGGCGGATAG
- a CDS encoding substrate-binding domain-containing protein, whose translation MKGKFITIIFITVLIGALLSGCVGNPKSETQATPAVTTTPASPGITAVQTAASPQELSGTITLSGAFALYPMAVRWGEEFQKLHPKVNVEISAGGAGKGMADTLGGLVDIGMISRDVDPSELQKGAYPIGVTKDAVVATVNAKNPVLNDLQSRGVKRKTFAALYLNGTVNTWGDVVGTENKAEIHVYTRSDASGASDIWAKYIGGKQESLKGTGVYGDPGLLAAVQKDPLGIGYNNYNYAFDMKTGLPVAGIQIIPFDVNENGIVDPDENISTKEKTIAAIKNGVFPSPPARIELFVTKGKPTEITSEFIRWVLTDGQKYVDEVGYIQLSKETLDGELKKLD comes from the coding sequence ATGAAAGGAAAATTTATTACGATTATATTCATCACAGTTCTGATCGGTGCATTATTATCAGGATGCGTCGGCAATCCAAAGTCCGAAACCCAGGCCACACCTGCAGTCACTACAACCCCGGCATCACCTGGAATTACGGCTGTACAGACCGCTGCAAGCCCGCAGGAACTTTCGGGCACTATAACGCTATCAGGTGCATTCGCTTTGTATCCCATGGCTGTGCGCTGGGGCGAGGAGTTCCAGAAACTTCATCCAAAGGTTAATGTTGAGATCTCTGCGGGAGGCGCGGGGAAGGGTATGGCTGACACGCTTGGCGGGCTTGTCGACATCGGCATGATTTCAAGGGATGTTGACCCCTCGGAGCTCCAGAAAGGCGCATATCCGATTGGCGTCACCAAGGATGCCGTTGTAGCCACAGTCAATGCAAAAAACCCGGTGCTTAACGACCTCCAGAGCAGAGGTGTCAAAAGAAAGACCTTTGCGGCTCTGTATCTCAACGGGACTGTGAATACGTGGGGCGATGTAGTCGGGACTGAAAATAAAGCAGAAATTCATGTATATACGAGAAGCGATGCATCGGGTGCTTCTGATATATGGGCAAAGTACATCGGAGGCAAACAGGAAAGTCTCAAAGGCACAGGCGTTTATGGCGACCCGGGATTGCTTGCAGCAGTGCAGAAAGACCCCTTAGGAATAGGGTATAACAACTACAATTATGCATTTGATATGAAGACCGGACTACCAGTGGCGGGTATCCAGATAATACCATTTGACGTGAATGAGAACGGTATTGTTGACCCTGACGAGAATATAAGCACCAAGGAAAAAACAATTGCAGCCATTAAAAACGGAGTGTTCCCGAGTCCGCCTGCGAGAATCGAATTATTTGTGACCAAAGGAAAGCCCACAGAAATTACTTCCGAATTCATAAGATGGGTTCTCACGGACGGACAGAAGTATGTGGATGAGGTGGGCTACATACAGTTGTCCAAGGAAACACTTGATGGTGAGTTGAAAAAGCTTGATTGA
- a CDS encoding dihydropteroate synthase-like protein, whose amino-acid sequence MNILVATGKLAENSVKKAVLNGADVLVLDIDIAAFITPALLRRSLPEKKYDLILISGLATGDFSRIEKEINTPVRLGPKHAADLDFVLSFEDMTFSTKVPACELLIEKRRFGAFERIKELETRAASPLTLKGVKLGGNSRMKVMAEIVDAGHLRLNELTSKIVYFAERGADIIDLGISLDTTLQEVRTAVETASRASALPLSIDTLDPELINTALDSGVDIVLSLNSENIHEVKENIVRHNAASVIIPDCVEELESLFNNIEYARSLGITNIIADPVLEPLGSGLVESIGRYYEFRKRQPTTPLFFGAGNVTELVDADSIGINAILCGIAMELEAGILFTPEFSHKTHNSVFELKTASIMMMLAKERGSSPKDLGIDLLSIKEKRRREFAVLPENFTEAKPSEKWQLDPAGCFKIAISGDEIHDGKLYPGKIVAKHNNNSIAGQTAKEILDTIIGSGLVSRLDHAAYLGRELMKAELALKFRRSYSQDDKF is encoded by the coding sequence ATGAATATCCTCGTAGCAACAGGGAAACTTGCAGAGAATTCCGTTAAAAAAGCTGTACTGAATGGCGCCGATGTTCTTGTACTGGATATAGATATTGCGGCTTTTATTACACCTGCCCTGCTTCGCCGCTCCTTGCCCGAAAAAAAGTACGATTTAATACTTATTTCAGGTCTTGCAACAGGCGATTTTTCACGGATTGAAAAGGAAATAAATACGCCTGTAAGGCTTGGACCGAAGCATGCTGCTGACCTTGATTTTGTTCTATCCTTTGAAGACATGACTTTTTCCACAAAAGTACCTGCATGCGAACTCTTAATTGAAAAAAGACGTTTTGGCGCTTTTGAAAGAATAAAGGAACTTGAAACCAGAGCGGCTTCACCTTTAACTTTAAAAGGAGTAAAGCTTGGCGGGAATTCCAGGATGAAAGTGATGGCAGAGATAGTGGATGCGGGTCATTTAAGGCTGAATGAATTGACCAGTAAAATAGTATACTTTGCAGAAAGAGGTGCGGATATCATTGATCTTGGGATTTCCCTCGACACCACACTTCAGGAAGTCAGGACTGCCGTGGAAACCGCAAGCAGAGCTTCGGCACTTCCCCTGAGTATAGACACGCTTGACCCTGAGCTAATAAACACAGCCCTGGATTCAGGAGTAGATATTGTGCTCAGCCTGAACTCAGAAAACATCCATGAGGTAAAAGAGAACATCGTCAGGCACAATGCAGCGTCTGTCATAATACCTGACTGCGTGGAGGAACTTGAAAGCTTATTTAACAATATTGAATACGCCCGCAGCCTTGGGATCACAAATATTATTGCAGACCCTGTGCTGGAGCCCCTCGGCAGCGGGCTTGTGGAATCGATCGGAAGGTATTACGAATTCAGGAAACGCCAGCCGACAACTCCTTTATTCTTTGGCGCGGGTAACGTGACAGAACTTGTGGATGCTGATTCTATCGGGATTAATGCCATACTCTGCGGGATTGCAATGGAGCTTGAAGCCGGTATCCTGTTCACGCCTGAATTCAGCCATAAAACCCATAACAGCGTTTTTGAGCTAAAAACCGCCTCCATCATGATGATGCTTGCAAAGGAACGGGGTTCTTCTCCTAAGGACCTTGGAATTGACCTGCTTTCAATAAAGGAAAAAAGACGGCGCGAATTCGCTGTTCTGCCTGAAAATTTTACAGAAGCAAAGCCAAGCGAAAAATGGCAGCTTGACCCGGCAGGATGTTTTAAAATTGCTATCAGCGGCGATGAAATCCACGATGGGAAACTCTATCCTGGAAAAATTGTGGCAAAACATAACAACAATTCAATAGCAGGGCAAACAGCGAAGGAAATCCTTGATACTATCATCGGGTCAGGACTTGTTTCGCGCCTTGACCACGCTGCTTATCTGGGCAGGGAACTTATGAAAGCCGAGCTTGCCCTTAAATTCAGGAGGAGCTATTCCCAGGATGACAAATTTTGA
- the pstA gene encoding phosphate ABC transporter permease PstA, with protein MDKLREEKIFKALMISSLAMVVGSLFIVVAVIVWNGMPALSLSMITQTPKGGYYLGKEGGILNAIVGSLYLAFGSLILALMISLPAALSLQKDYIGKTKAAYYIRLSLDVLWGTPSIVYGAFGFIIMLYLGIRASLLGGIMVLTILELPIMIRAMEEVIKMVPGELKEASYTLGATRFETTAGVVVRQALPGIVTAVILAFGRGIGDAASILFTAGYTDSLPRSLFDPVASLPLAVFFQLGTPFPEVQQRAYASALILLLIVLALSLTSRYLSRKFMKNIIR; from the coding sequence ATGGATAAACTTCGTGAGGAAAAGATATTCAAGGCTCTCATGATCTCATCGCTGGCTATGGTGGTGGGCAGCCTTTTCATAGTGGTGGCTGTGATAGTCTGGAACGGCATGCCTGCGCTTTCGTTATCCATGATAACGCAGACGCCTAAAGGGGGATACTATCTTGGAAAGGAAGGCGGGATTCTGAATGCCATAGTGGGGTCACTGTACCTTGCATTTGGAAGCCTGATTCTTGCCCTGATGATAAGTCTGCCGGCGGCGCTATCGCTGCAGAAAGATTATATTGGGAAAACAAAGGCTGCCTATTACATCAGGCTCTCCCTTGATGTCCTCTGGGGTACCCCCTCAATCGTGTACGGAGCATTCGGTTTTATTATAATGCTATATTTAGGTATACGAGCGTCGCTCCTGGGTGGGATCATGGTTCTTACGATTTTGGAGCTCCCAATAATGATTCGCGCAATGGAAGAGGTAATAAAAATGGTTCCAGGAGAGTTAAAAGAAGCCTCCTATACCCTCGGAGCAACGCGTTTTGAGACCACCGCTGGCGTAGTGGTGAGGCAGGCGTTGCCGGGGATAGTGACTGCGGTAATCCTTGCCTTCGGCAGAGGGATCGGGGACGCTGCCTCTATTCTGTTCACAGCAGGTTACACCGACAGCCTGCCGCGCTCGCTGTTTGACCCTGTAGCTTCATTGCCGCTTGCTGTGTTCTTCCAGCTTGGCACGCCCTTCCCCGAGGTGCAACAACGTGCGTATGCCAGTGCGTTGATACTTCTATTAATAGTACTTGCACTCAGTTTAACATCACGGTATTTATCCAGGAAGTTCATGAAAAACATTATAAGGTGA
- a CDS encoding uroporphyrinogen-III synthase, whose product MKIAVTKLEEKSEGIPELFRRYGHEAVIISTMRSAEPSNPEPLSRLAERLSQNEIDILVFTSALGVEKLFEKVKPGDNVRIVSVGPKTARKVEEYGMSSEVIEKFSSGHFAKYLGDIKGRTIGIARAEVPNPELIRSLTSKGARVIEAPAYRLEPADKSIAGELKNVDAVIFTSAKSFEFSGFDKNNADMIKVIAIGQKTAEAMRKHGIAPDIVGNGTLENCLSLIS is encoded by the coding sequence GTGAAAATCGCAGTCACCAAACTTGAAGAGAAATCCGAAGGCATCCCTGAGCTATTCCGAAGATACGGTCATGAAGCCGTAATAATATCCACTATGCGGTCGGCAGAACCTTCTAACCCTGAACCGCTTTCCCGACTGGCGGAGCGCCTCTCACAAAATGAAATCGACATCCTGGTTTTTACAAGCGCTCTCGGGGTTGAAAAACTTTTTGAGAAAGTAAAACCCGGGGATAACGTGAGAATCGTAAGTGTAGGTCCGAAAACAGCAAGGAAGGTGGAAGAATATGGCATGTCAAGTGAAGTCATCGAGAAATTCTCATCCGGCCACTTTGCGAAATATCTCGGCGACATTAAAGGAAGAACAATCGGCATCGCCCGCGCCGAGGTACCAAATCCGGAATTGATACGCTCCCTGACATCAAAAGGCGCCAGAGTTATCGAAGCCCCTGCATATCGGCTGGAACCCGCTGATAAAAGCATTGCAGGCGAATTAAAAAATGTGGATGCTGTGATTTTTACAAGTGCTAAATCCTTTGAGTTCTCAGGCTTTGATAAGAACAATGCAGATATGATAAAGGTTATAGCTATCGGTCAAAAAACAGCCGAAGCGATGCGAAAACATGGCATAGCTCCAGATATTGTGGGGAACGGTACGCTTGAAAATTGTTTATCTCTTATTTCCTGA